In a single window of the Streptomyces sp. NBC_01471 genome:
- a CDS encoding SDR family oxidoreductase, with protein sequence MSTVITGASGHLGRLTVDQLLAAGTPPEQIVATGRDTSKLGDLAQNGVVVRRADFADPGTLDDAFAGADTLLLVSTTTVGERFDNARNAIDAARRAGVSRIVYTSILNASTAQMTLADAHRRTEEYLRASGAPFVILRNGWYLENYTDQLPMITQYHALLGSAHDGRVSAAGRRDLAAAAAAVLTQDGHLAATYELGGTPFTLTELAATFSEVLGTHIDYRDMPVADYTATLTGAGLPPEMAAAVADADAGLARGELFTDSDDLVKLIGRPATTAREAVRNAAGAEESR encoded by the coding sequence CTGTCATCACCGGAGCCTCAGGTCACCTCGGCCGGCTCACCGTCGATCAACTCCTCGCCGCCGGAACGCCGCCGGAACAGATCGTGGCCACCGGCCGGGACACCAGCAAGCTCGGCGACCTCGCACAGAACGGGGTCGTAGTACGGCGCGCGGACTTCGCCGACCCGGGCACCCTCGACGACGCTTTCGCAGGTGCCGACACGTTGCTGCTGGTTTCCACGACGACGGTGGGTGAGCGGTTCGACAACGCCCGCAACGCCATCGACGCGGCGCGCCGGGCAGGTGTCTCCCGCATCGTTTACACCAGCATCCTCAACGCCTCGACCGCGCAGATGACGCTCGCTGACGCGCATCGCCGCACCGAGGAGTACCTGCGTGCGAGCGGGGCGCCGTTCGTCATCCTGCGTAACGGGTGGTACCTGGAGAACTACACCGACCAGCTCCCGATGATCACCCAGTACCACGCGCTGCTGGGCAGTGCGCACGACGGGCGTGTCAGTGCGGCCGGCCGGCGTGACCTGGCGGCGGCCGCGGCCGCGGTGCTGACGCAGGACGGGCACCTCGCAGCGACCTATGAACTCGGCGGAACGCCGTTCACGCTGACCGAACTCGCCGCCACGTTCAGCGAGGTCCTGGGCACCCACATCGACTACCGGGACATGCCGGTCGCCGACTACACCGCGACTTTGACGGGTGCCGGGCTGCCTCCGGAGATGGCCGCCGCGGTGGCTGATGCCGATGCCGGGCTGGCCCGCGGAGAGCTGTTCACCGACAGCGACGACCTGGTGAAGCTCATCGGCCGGCCGGCCACCACGGCGCGTGAAGCCGTCCGGAACGCCGCGGGCGCCGAGGAGTCACGGTGA